The nucleotide sequence GTCCATTCAGTTTTCCCTTCAGTTCCGGCAGGACAATCCCTACCGCCCTGGCTGCACCCGTCGATGTGGGAATGATGGATGTGGCGCAGGCACGGGCCCTGCGAAGATCTTTATGGGGATTGTCAAGATTCTTTTGGTCGTTCGTATAGGAATGAACAGTCGTCATAAGGCCCTGTTCAATGCCAAACTCTTGGTGCAGCACTTTGGCCACAGGAGCCAGACAGTTCGTTGTGCAAGAGGCATTTGATAGTACATGGTGATGTTGTGGATCATACATTTCCTCATTGACCCCCATCACAATCGTTGCGTCTTCATCTTTGCCGGGGGCGGTGATAATCACTTTCCTGGCTCCGTTTTGAATGTGAATCCCGGCAGTTTCCCTGGTCCGGAACTTTCCCGTGGATTCAATTACGATATCTGTTCCGTACTCGCCCCACTTGAGATTGTTGGGATCACGGTCGGACATTATATGAATCTTGCGGCCGTTTACAATGAGAGCGTTTTCTTCTTCTTCAATCTCGACATCCCAACGGCCGTGAACCGAATCATATTTGAGAAGATGGGCCAAAGAGGCAGGATCGGTAGTCGTATTAACAGCCACCAGATCAAAATCCGGGTCATCCATCGCGATCCGAAACACCATCCGACCGATTCTTCCTGTTCCGTTAATCCCCAGTTTGATCGTCATATGTCGACAAAACCTCCCAGTAAACGAAAAAGATACACCCTTATTTTACACTCATTCGAATAAATTGACCATACTATTTATGCCTTTTAGGTTAAAAAGTATAGCACAATTGTCAAATGGGTGTAAAAAAAGGGCTATTGGTTTTGCATGAACCAGAAGCCCAGCAACAGAAACAATATGCCACCGATAATAAGACCCGCTGCCAGTTTTTTGAGCATTGTGCCACCTCGTCTATAAATTTTTCCGCTGAACCAGCACTTTGAACCTTTCCCCCATTCCACCTGGCATTATCAGGTGTTTGATTGCCATATTACGTTTCATGTCCATGCATTGAAAAGGATCTTCAGCCAATTTGTCAGTTAACTGCCCAAATATCCCGGCCTCCACCAAAAATCTGGACTGTGTCCCATAAAACACGGTTGTGAATCCCACCTGCTCCCCATATTTCATAAGAGCAGTGAAATTGACATCCGCGGTCAGATCCTGTTCTCCCGGATGATCCAGCAGATGATCCGAGAGCCGGTGGTGTTGATACCCACGCAAGGTGCCGTTCCATCTTCCTTCATAAAGGATTTGCGCTTCATCCCCGTAATCGATGGTAATCACAAACCCGTCGGTCAAACAATTGGCAACTTGTCCCAACCAATCCAGGGCATCCAGGTTCACCTCAGCCCTTTGCCCTTGTTGCAAAGGAATGGCGTACTTCATCAGATAATCACGAATTCTGTGATCGGAGACAGGTACCAAAAGTTCATGGAATTGACCGTCCCTGGCTGACAC is from Effusibacillus lacus and encodes:
- a CDS encoding glyceraldehyde-3-phosphate dehydrogenase — protein: MTIKLGINGTGRIGRMVFRIAMDDPDFDLVAVNTTTDPASLAHLLKYDSVHGRWDVEIEEEENALIVNGRKIHIMSDRDPNNLKWGEYGTDIVIESTGKFRTRETAGIHIQNGARKVIITAPGKDEDATIVMGVNEEMYDPQHHHVLSNASCTTNCLAPVAKVLHQEFGIEQGLMTTVHSYTNDQKNLDNPHKDLRRARACATSIIPTSTGAARAVGIVLPELKGKLNGLALRVPTPNVSIVDLVVTLQKEVTVDKVNAALKKAAAGSLKGILSFTEEPLVSVDFVGNSASSIVDGLSTMVVGERTVKVLAWYDNEWGYSCRVVDLARLVGSKLHERQTVMSGN
- a CDS encoding class I SAM-dependent methyltransferase, giving the protein MGKLQTIIKNLIREKGSIPFRDFMDLALYQPELGYYHSDRNVFGKTGDYYTAPEVHSVFGQTIARDLLVKWQELGSPEPLVIVEFGAGRGKLARDILDHIQMEAPQTYKTTQYWIIEKSAHLRIVQQEKMQGHPVRWLSSLEERAPFSGIVLSNELIDAMPVHLVTETKYGLQEVYVSARDGQFHELLVPVSDHRIRDYLMKYAIPLQQGQRAEVNLDALDWLGQVANCLTDGFVITIDYGDEAQILYEGRWNGTLRGYQHHRLSDHLLDHPGEQDLTADVNFTALMKYGEQVGFTTVFYGTQSRFLVEAGIFGQLTDKLAEDPFQCMDMKRNMAIKHLIMPGGMGERFKVLVQRKNL